The Kaistella daneshvariae genomic sequence ACAGTTGCATTGTCTGCTTTTAGAAATTCTGAAATTTTATTTTGATATTTTCCTGGCACTATGTTGTCGTATTTTAGGGTTGCTTTTACTCAAATATACGCAACCTTAACAAACTATTAACAAAATCTCACTATTAGCATTCTTCCCGCGTGAGGGATGGCAGCGGTTACCCCGCAGCGCGCGGGCTTTTTAAGCCCGCGCGCGAGGAGTATGAGCGGACAGCCCGGCCTGAGGGAGTGGATGGTCGCGCGCGCAGAGCGCGCGCGATAATGAACGACCAAAGGACACGCCCAAAACCCCGGAATATTTAAAGAAAATATCTTTTCATATTTGCACGAAATTTCGTACTTTTGCAATCTGAAAAACGTGGAAAAGGTTTTTAAAACTGCTCCCACGCACTTTTCGGAAAGAGATTGATAACATTTAAAAGCAGCAAGTAATGCCAAAATTAAAAACTAAATCAGGTGCTAAAAAGCGTTTTAAGCTTACCGGAACCGGTAAAATTAAAAGAAAAGGTGCTTTCAAAAGCCACATCTTGACCAAAAAAGAAACCAAGCAAAAGAGAAATCTTACGCAAACTTCTTACGTGGCAACTGTGGACGAAAAAAGCGTACTACGTCAATTAGCCATTAAGTAGTTTTTATAAATCGACCGGTTTATAAGAATTCCAGAAATTCAGAAATTTTAACCCTGAAACGGTGCTATTAAAAGTGAATGGATAATTAAAAATGAATATTTTCATGATTAATTTCCTTCCGCCCTTTTCAAAAAAACAAATTTAAATTATGCCAAGATCAGTAAATGCCGTAGCTTCCAGAGCTCGCAGAAAAAAAGTAATGAAGCAGGCTAAAGGTTTTTTCGGTAGAAGAAAAAATGTTTGGACTGTAGCTAAAAACGCCGTGCAAAAAGCAATGCAATATGCTTACCGCGGTAGAAAAGAAAAGAAAAGAAATTTCCGTAGCCTTTGGATTACCCGTATCAACGCAGGTGCCAGAGAACACGGTATGTCTTACTCCCAGTTTATGGGCGCCTTGAAAGCGAACAATATTGAGTTGAACAGAAAAGTTTTAGCTGATTTAGCAATGAATCATCCTGAAGCGTTCAAAGCTATTGTAGACCAAGTAAAATAAATGTAAAATTTTGTTATCAATTATAATCCCGCTTCCAATGGACGCGGGATTTCTTTTTTTAGCTGCTAAAGCGGCATTTTTTTAGTTTTTATCTCGCGCCAGCAAAATTTCTTCAATATCGGTGAGAGAAAAAGATTTTGCTTTGAGCAGAATTAAAAATGATACAGCAGATCTGCAGCTTCATTTTTGAAGAGTTCCGCATCGTTGTCTTTCGCTTCTATGACGAGTTCCACAGCTTCCTCTCCCACTTTCTGCGCGACTTTATTGATGCCTCGCTGATACAAATCGTAAGTATAGGAATTTTTGGATTTTTGGTCGATCCTTGCCGATATTTTTTCCTCCAGCTCATAAAGAAAACCTTTTGTATTTTTTTCCTCAAAGCAGCTGAAACTTCCGATGTGACATACATTTCCGGCGGGTTTTACCTGAATTAAAAGCGCATCGGAATCGCAGTCTTCTTTGATGCTTTTTACGAAAAGATAATTTTCCGAAGTTTCACCTTTAAGCCAAATCCGGTTTTTGGTGCGGCTGAAAAAATGAACTCTGCCGTCGGTTTTTGTAAGTTCCAGCGCTTCCTCGTTCATGTAGCCCAACATCAAAACCTGCTGTGTGCGGCTGTCCTGGATGATTACCGGAACTAAACCGTTTCCTTTTTCAAAATCTAAGTTCATCTTATGTTTATTTTGTTCATTTTTAAATTGCTTTTCAAGTCAGAAATTGTGATTTCATTGAAGTGGAAAATGCTTGCTGCCAAAGCGCCGGTGACTTTTGTCTCATTGAAAAGTTCCGTAAAATCCGCCATTCGTCCGGCGCCGCCGGAGGCGATGATCGGCAGTGGACAAATCGCCGAAACATTCTGTAGCATTCTGATGTCAAAACCATTTTTGGTTCCGTCGAAATCCATGGAGGTGAGTAAAATTTCGCCTGCGCCGAGTTCTGTGACGGTTTTTACCCAGTCTAAAGTTTTCCAGTCGGTTTTGATTTTTCCGCCGCTGATGAAAACGGAATCTTCGCCTTCAATATTTTTGGTATCGATTGCGACGACCACACATTGATTGCCGAACTGCTGCGCGATTTCACGAATTAATTCCGGGCGGCGAACTGCGGCCGAATTCAAGGAAACCTTATCCGCGCCGGCTTTTAGCAACGCTTCTACATCCTGAACGGAAGAGATTCCACCGCCGATGGTAAACGGAATATTGATTTCCAAACTGAGTTTTTCTACCAGTTCGATCAAAGTTTTTCTGCCTTCTAAAGTCGCGGTGATGTCCAGAAAAACCAACTCATCAGCGCCGTCGTTCACATATTTTTTAGCAAGTTCCACGGGATCACCGGCAATCCGTAAATCTTCAAACTGAACTCCTTTCACCGTTTTTCCGTCTTTGATATCCAGACACGGAATTATTCTTTTTTTCAACATTTATAAAAATTTTTGGAGGTCTTTTAAGGAAATATTTCCTTCGTATAAAGCTTTTCCGATGATGGCGCCGGCACAGCCGATATTTTTCAATTCTTCCACATCTTCGATGGATGAAATTCCGCCGCTTGCAATTAAAGCAATTTTAGTTTGTTTTAAAATCTCCGTATAAAGCTCAAAAGACGGCCCCTGCAACATTCCGTCTTTGGAAATATCAGTACATATTACGGACTGAATTCCTTTCTTCTGATAATCCTGGATAAAGTCCAAAACCTCTAAATCTGACTCAGTAAGCCAACCGGAAGTTTTGATTTTCCGATCCAAACAGTCAGCTCCGAGAATTAATTTTTCAGCACCAAATTCTTGGAGCCATTGTGCGCAAATTTCCGGATTTTCTACGGCGATACTTCCAATTGTAACTTGATTTGCGCCGGCACTAAAAGCATTTTCCAAATCCTGACGCGTTTTTATGCCACCACCAAAATCGATAATTAATGCCGTTTCAGCCGCAAGGATTTCCAGCGTTTTCAAATTTTTAATGGACTTCGCTTTTGCACCGTCCAAATCGACCACATGCAAATACCGGATTCCATTGGCTTCAAATTCTTGCGCAATATCAAGCGGATTTTCGTGATAAATTTTCTTCGTGTCGTAATCGCCTTTGGAAAGCCGCACGCATTTTCCGTCGATAATATCAATAGCTGGAATTATTTTCATTTTATTTTATTTTAAACCACAAAAGGTTTGAAAGGTTTCTTTTTTTTTAACACATTAGCCACATGAGATTTTCTTCGTGAAAATGAAATCTTAACTGTTGAAAGTCCACATGAGTTCTTTGTGAATGTAGTGGTAATGTTAATTTGTATTTTTTTTAACCACAAAGTCGCAAAGCTTTTTGGTCTTTTCAAGCAACTCAATCAAAAAATTTTTCCGTAAAAATCAGATTACGCTGTTGTAACTTTTGTGGTTAAATATTTAAAAAATTTTCTAAAATTTTTGCTCCTACAGTGCCGGATTTTTCAGGGTGAAACTGCGTGCCGTAAAAATTCTCTTTTTGCAAAGTCGCGCTGAAAGGCAAAATATAATCACATTCCGATGTCGTGTTTTCACCGATTTCGCAATAATAGCTGTGTACGAAATACAAATTGTCTTCCACAGAAATTCCCTCGAATAAGTCGCCAGTCATTTTCTGCAGATTATTCCAACCCATGTGCGGCACAATGTCGGTCGCCGGAAATCGTTTGACATTTAGGTCGAAAATGCCGAGACATTTCGTGTTACCTTCCTCCGAAAAATTGCAAAGCAGCTGCTGGCCCAGGCAAATTCCCAAAAAAGGCTGCTTTAAGGTCGGAATTAATTCGTCCAGTTTCAAGTTTTTCAAATATTTCATCGCCGTGGAAGCTTCCCCAACTCCCGGAAAAATAACTTTTTCAGCGTTTTTAATTTCTTCAAAATCTGATGTAATGATGGTTTTAAAACCCAGTTTTTCAACAGCATTTTGCACAGATTTTACGTTTCCGGCGACATAGTCAATAATTGCGATCATAAGAGTCCTTTAGTGCTTGGGATGGAAAAATTGGTTTGATTTTGTTTAACCGCGTCGCGCAAAACTTTGGAAAAAGCTTTGAAAATCGATTCTATTTTGTGGTGTTCGTTTTCACCTTCGCACTGAATATTAAGATTGCATTTTCCAGTGTCGGTAAACGATTTAAAAAAGTGGAAAAATAATTCAGTCGGCACATCGCCAATTTTTTCACGCTTAAATTCTACGTCCCAAACGAGCCAGTTTCGTCCGCCAAAATCCAGCGCGACCTGCGCGAGACAATCGTCCATGGGCAAAGCAAAAGCGTAGCGCTCAATTCCTTTTTTGGAGCCTAAAGCTTCCGAGAAACACGTTCCCAAAACCAGCGCTGTATCTTCGATCGTGTGGTGTTCATCGACTTCCAGATCCCCGTTCACTTGGATTTCCAAATCGAAATTTCCATGTTTGGAAATCTGTTCCAACATGTGATCAAAAAACGCCAAGCCTGTATTGATGCGCGATTTTCCGCTTCCGTCAAGATTCAGTTCCACTGAAATTTCGGTTTCTTTGGTTTTTCGCTGAACTTTCGCTTTTCGCGGAATTTGCTTCAAATACCGGTAAATTTCGTCCCAGTTTCTGGTGGTTAAAGTGGCGCCTTCAAGATTTTCTTCACCTATAAAAATTGATTTTGTTCCTAAATTTTTCGCAAGTTCAACGTCCGTTTTTCGGTCACCGATGACATAAGAATTTTCCAAATCATAATTTCCATAAATGTATTTTTGAAGCATTCCGGTGCGCGGTTTGCGGTTTGGTGAATTTTCAGCTTCAAAACTTTTATCGATTAAAATATCCGAAAAAAGGATGTTTTCATTCGCTAATGTTTTCAGCATTTTTTCCTGCGGAAGGCGGAAATTTTCTTCAGGAAAAGAATCTGTCCCCATACCGTCCTGATTTGTAACCATCACGAGTTCATAGTCGAGTTCGGTTACTATTTTCGCTAAGTTTTGGATGACCTTCGGATAAAATTCCAATTTTTCTAAAGAATCTACCTGGAAATCTTCGGGCGGTTCTATAATCAATGTTCCGTCGCGGTCGATGAATAATACTTTTCTCATTTTTAAATTTGTGCTAAAACATTTAATAATTTGGAATTTTCTTCAGTCGTGCCGACGCTGATGCGAAGACAATTTTTCAAAGCCGGATGTCTTAAGCTTGTCAGGATTTTATTTTCCAGCAGCTTTTTATAAGCAAATTCTGCGTCTTTAAATTCAACCAGAAAAAAATTAGCCTCAGAAGGGTAAATTTTTACGATTTGCGAAATTTGGCTTAAACTATTTTTTAAACGTTCCTTTTCCGCCAGAATTTTTGAAATATTTTCCTCTATTTGCGGCAAATTTTTTAGCTGCTCTAATGCCAATTTTTGGCTTTCCGAACTGATGTTGTACGGCGGTTTAAAACGGTTATACAAACGTGCGACTTCTTCCGACGCAAAACCAATTCCAATGCGCAAACCTGCCATCCCGTAAGCTTTTGACAAAGTTTTCAAAACAATTAGATTCGGATATTTTTCTAATAGTTTGACCGCAGAAACTTCTTTGGAAAATTCTATATATGCTTCATCTACGACAACGATTCCGGAAAAGTTTTGAATGTAAAATTCTAAATCTTCAATTGCGTTTCCGGTCGGGTTATTTGGTGAACATAGAAATAAAAGTTTGGCTTCTGTTTTGGAAACGGTTTGCAAAAAAGCGCTTTTTTCCAGTTGAAAATCTGAATTTAAATTTAGTTTTTCAATCTTCAGATTGTTCATTTTAGCATAAATCTCATACATGACAAAACTCGGATTCATCATTAAAATCGAATCTTTTCCGGGTTCGCAAAAAATTCTTTGCGTGAAATCGATCAGTTCATCGCTGCCGTTTCCTAAGAATAAATTTGCCTCTTTTACGCCGTTTATTTTTGCCAGACAGGTTTTCAAATCTACAGGATTTCCCTGAGGATAGCGATTAAATTCACCAAACGGATTTTCACTAGCGTCCAAAAAAAACATTTTTTCTCCGACGTATATATCCCGCAAAGTTGCGTACGATTTCAAATCTTTCAAGTGTGGCCGCACCAATTTTTCTAAATTAAATTCCATTTTCTAAAGATTTTAAGCGAAGTGAAACTGCATTTTTGTGAGCCGTCAAACCTTCGGCTTCTGCCATAATTTCGATGGTCTTACCGATGTTTTGAATTCCTTTTTTCGAAATTTCCTGAATGGTGATTCTTTTCACAAAACTGTCCAGAGAAACTCCGCTGTAATTTTTCGCAAAACCGTTGGTCGGCAAGGTGTGGTTCGTTCCGCTTGCGTAATCTCCCGCGGATTCCGGTGTAAAATTCCCCAGAAAAACGGAACCTGCATTCGTGATTTTTGAAACCCAAGTACGCGGATTATCTACGGCTAAAATTAAGTGTTCCGGCGCGTAAAGATTGCTGAGCTCCAGCGCTTCCTGCACAGAATTCAGCAAAATAAATTGGCTGTTATTTAAAGCAATTTTTGCAATTTCCATCCTTGGGAGTTTCAGCAATTGATTTTCAATTTCCGCTAATGTTTCCTCTAAAATCTGCTCATTTGTGGCGAGGAAAATGACCTGCGAATCAACGCCGTGTTCGGCTTGTGAAAGCAAATCTGCAGCACAAAATTCCGGATTCGCACCTTCATCGGCAATGACCAAAACTTCGCTGGGACCGGCTGGCAAATCGATGGCAACATTATATTCCATCGCGAGTTGTTTCGCCTGCGTAACGTATTGATTTCCCGGACCGAAAATTTTATCGACTTTCAAAATACTTTCCGTACCAAAAGTTAAAGCCGCAATCGACTGCGCACCGCCGACTTTAAAAATTTTGGTTACGCCGCACAAATTTGCAGTGTACAAAATCGCTGGGTTAATTTTTCCGTCTTTTTGCGGTGGTGTACACAGGATAATTTCCTGGCAACCTGCAATTTGCGCAGGAACAGCCAACATCAAAACCGTGGAAAAAAGCGGAGCTGTACCACCCGGAACATACAAACCCACTTTTTCAATTGCCCGCGATTCGCGCCAGCAAAATACGCCTTCAGTCGTTTCAATCTCCTCGGATTTTTCTTTTTGAGCGAAGTGAAATTGATAAATATTTTCTTTCGCCTGGGCAATTGCGATTTTTAATTCCTCCGAAATTTGGTTTTCAGCAGATTCAATTTCTTGATGCGAAACAGCTAAATTTTCCGGATTTACCTGATCGAATTTTGCCGAAAATTCCTTCAAGGCAGAATCACCATCGTTTTTTACTTTCAGAAAAATTTCTTCTACGGTTTTGCGCAGATCTTTTTTTTCTAGCGCAGGTCTTTGAAGCAAATTTTCCCACGTATTTTTTGCCGGGTATTTCAGTATATTTTTCATAATTTCTGAATTTACAAAACCATTTTTTCAATCGGAATAACCAAAATGCCTTCTGCCCCACATTTTTTCAACTCATCGATAATTTGCCAGAATTCGTTTTCGCGAACGACGGAGTGAATGCTGCTCCATCCCGATTTCGCCAGCGGCAAAACGGTTGGCGATTTCATTCCGGGTAAAATATTGATGATTTGGTCAATGGAATCGTTCGGTGCATTGAGCAAAATGTACTTATTTTCGCGTGAATTAATCACTGCCTGAATTCGAAAAAGGAATGATTCAAGAATTATTTCGCTTTCTGCAGGCAAATTTTCGTTAGAAATTAAAACGGCTTCGCTGCGCAAAATTTCCTCAACTTCTTTTAATCCGTTGTGCAAAAGCGTGCCGCCGGAACTCACCAAATCGGCGATGGTATCTGCCAAACCGATGCTCGGCGCAATTTCCACACTTCCCGAAATTTCCACGATTTCTGCGGAAATATTTTTGTTTTGAAAGTAATTTCTCACAATAATTGGATAGGAAGTCGCGATTTTTTTACCTTCGAAAAAATTGAGGGTGCTGTACTCCGTCTCTTTCGGAATGGCGAGCGACAGGCGACAATTTGCAAAACCCAGTTTTCGAACGACCACCACATTCTTGTCCTGTTCCAGCACTTCATTTTCACCGATGATGCCGATATCCACAATGCCCTGTTCCACATATTTTGGAATGTCGTCGTCGCGCAGAAACAGAATTTCCAAAGGAAAATTGGTGGCGGAATTTTTTAATTTGCTTTTAAAATCGGGGAATGTAATTCCGCATTCTTTTAAAAGTTCGAGGGATTTTTCGCTTAAGCGTCCGCTTTTTTGGATTGCGATTTTTAATTTGCTCATATCAATCTGGAAATTGGTGCCTGAACAAATGTTTTCAATTGTGCATAAAAAAAACCGTCTTTGTTCAGACGGTTTTTTATTATTTTTTAGTCACTTTCGACCACAATTAATCAACTCGTCTTTAGATGAGATGATGATGATGGATTGAAGTGAATGTATTTTTCATTGCTGTTTTTACTCTGCAAAGATATCTAATAAAAAACAGAACTCGCAAGAATTAATATTATATATTTTGTAAATATCTGATTTTCACCAGTGTTGATTTTATTTTACCAAAAAAAATTAGCGTTAAAAAAGGTATTTTTTTCGATTTTGTAAATTTTAAAGAAATATTTGCATAAAAAAATCCCAAAAATTTTGGGATTTTTATGCTCTAGTTTTATTTATGATTTTTTACACCGCTACATTATTCTCTCTTAAAGCATCGTTCAGCGATGTCTTTTTGTCGGTAGATTCTTTTCGCTGTCCGATGATGAGCGCGCATGGCACCTGATATTCCCCAGCCGGGAATTGTTTGGTATAACTTCCTGGAATTACCACGGAACGCGCAGGTACGCGACCTTTAATTTCCACCGGTGTTTCACCTGTTACATCAATGATTTTTGTGGAAGCGGTAAGCACCACATTTGCTCCTAAAACAGCTTCCTTTTCCACGTGAACGCCTTCTACCACGATACAGCGTGAACCAACGAAAACGTTGTCTTCAATAATTACCGGTGCTGCCTGTAATGGCTCTAAAACGCCGCCAATACCTACTCCACCACTCAAATGCACATCTTTACCGATTTGCGCGCAACTTCCCACAGTCGCCCAAGTGTCGACCATCGTTCCGGAATCCACATAAGCTCCGATATTCACGTACGAAGGCATTAAAATTACGCCCGAGGCGATGAATGCGCCTTCCCGAGCTACTGCATGCGGCACAACGCGTACGCCTTTTTCCGCATAATTTCTTTTCAATGGCATTTTATCGTGGAATTCAAACGGACCAACTTCAATGGTTTCCATTTTTTGAATCGGGAAATACATTACGACTGCTTTTTTCACCCATTCGTTTACTTTCCAGCCGTTTTCAGTTGGTTCCGCAACGCGGAGTTCGCCCAAATCAAGCTGGCGAATGACTTCGCGAATGGATTTTTGGCTGTCTTCATTTTGAAGCAATTCCCGGTTGTCCCAGATATTTTCTATGGTTTGCTGTAACATTAATTTTTTTGTTTAAAGTTTTATCGCGGCAAATTTACAAAACTCTGCGCGCGAAAAGGTAGGCATTGTTCCAATATTTTTCGTTCAGCGACGAAATAATGACGCCTTTGGAAGTGGAAGCATGAATGAATTTTACTTCGCCGTCGCGGCCAATATCGTTTACAATTCCAACGTGTGTCACGCGGCTGCCGCCTGAAGTTGCAAAAAATACAAGATCACCAGGTTTGGCTTCTTGGATTTTTATTTCCACACCTGTTTTGGATTGATCTTCAGATCGCCGTGGTAAACTCATTTTGTTCTCGTCGAAAACTTTGGCTACCAGGCCGGAACAGTCGAAACCGGAAGACGTGTTCCCAGCATATTTATAGGGTGCACCCAAATATTTGTGCGCATCATTTATTAATTCGCTCACTAAAGCGGAGTTTTTTCCGGAATAGTAAGATTCCAGCACTTTAAGGTTTTCAGCACGCTTTACGGTTTTGGTGGGAGCTTCTCTTTTCACCACCGCAGGTCTGGCGGAGCCGCAGGAAACTAAAACCACCGCGGAAAAAGCGATCATCAGGTATCTCTTCATTTTCAATCGATCAATTTGTCCAAAAATACAGAATTTATTTTTCAAAAGCAGCAGTTTAGGAGCAAAAAAGAGTGTTAAAAAATTGAATATGTATTCGCCGAACCGCCTTGGTTTTCAGTAAAAAAGAAATTATATTTAAAAAATTAAAAACCGCTGAAAATGACGCTGGAAAAACTGAAAACATACCTTATAAACGAAATTTCGGGGCAATATTCCGAAACAGAAAGCAACCTGTTATTCGGACTTTTTGTTGAAAAATATCTGGGATTAAATAGCATTCAGCAGCGGGCAGAAAAGCAGCTTAAACTTTCAGCACCACAGACGGAGCTTTTTGAAAAAGCAATTATGGAGCTTAAAAACGGTAAACCTTATCAGCAGATTTTAGGTGAAACTGTATTTTTCGGACTGAAGTTTTTCGTTGATGAAAACGTGCTTATTCCGCGGCCGGAAACCGAAGAATTGCTGGAACTCGCCATCGAAAAAATTAAAAAAAATGCCGTTTTAAGGGCAAATTTTTCGCTTTTAGATATTGGCACCGGAAGCGGAATTATCCCGATTGTCTTAAAAAAACATTTTCCTGAAGCGCAAATTTCCGCGTTGGATTTTTCCGAAAAAGCACTGAAAACTGCGCAGAAAAATGCAGATTTTCATCAGGTTGAAATCAATTTTATGCACCAAAATTATTTGGAGGAAGATTTAACCGAAGTTTACGACATCATTATTTCAAATCCGCCGTACATCGCTATTGAAGAAGAAGATGAAATTGCAGCTTCGGTAAAAGAATTTGAACCAACCATGGCGCTTTTTTCGCCGACTTCAAATGCTTTGGTATTTTACGAAAAAATAGCCAAAGACTGCGGAAAAAATCTGAGTGCGAACGGAATGGTTTTCCTGGAAATCAACCAGAAATTAGGAAAAGAAACGGCGGAAGTTTTCAAAGATGTTTTAGAGGAAGTGCATCTTTTACAAGATATTTCTGGGAATGAGAGAATGGTGTGGGGAAGAAAAACAGTTGACAGTTGATGGTTGATGATTGATGGTTAATGGTTGATGGTTGATGGTTGATGGTTGATGGTTGACGGTTGACGGTTGACGGTTGATGGTTGAAAGTTGAAAGTTGAAAGTGGAGAGTTAATGGTAATTGGGAGTGGTAATTTGTTAATGGTTAATTAAAAAAATTGGCTGTTATAACGGCAAATTTCTGGTTTTTAAATGCTCATGAATATTTAAAAAAATGCCGCTAAAGCGGCAAATTTCTGGTTTTTAAATGGATTTATAGTCAACATTCAATTCTCAAAAGTAGTTGTCAATTCTCAACTTTCAACTTTCAACTCAAGAAAAACTATCCAATTTTCTTTTTCACGAAAACCATGTACGCCATATACAGCAGCGGCAGCGACATGATTGCCAAAAACATAATGTTGTGTAGCGCGCGCTCCGGCTGCACCAAAATGGCGTAAAC encodes the following:
- the hisC gene encoding histidinol-phosphate transaminase, with the translated sequence MEFNLEKLVRPHLKDLKSYATLRDIYVGEKMFFLDASENPFGEFNRYPQGNPVDLKTCLAKINGVKEANLFLGNGSDELIDFTQRIFCEPGKDSILMMNPSFVMYEIYAKMNNLKIEKLNLNSDFQLEKSAFLQTVSKTEAKLLFLCSPNNPTGNAIEDLEFYIQNFSGIVVVDEAYIEFSKEVSAVKLLEKYPNLIVLKTLSKAYGMAGLRIGIGFASEEVARLYNRFKPPYNISSESQKLALEQLKNLPQIEENISKILAEKERLKNSLSQISQIVKIYPSEANFFLVEFKDAEFAYKKLLENKILTSLRHPALKNCLRISVGTTEENSKLLNVLAQI
- the hisF gene encoding imidazole glycerol phosphate synthase subunit HisF yields the protein MLKKRIIPCLDIKDGKTVKGVQFEDLRIAGDPVELAKKYVNDGADELVFLDITATLEGRKTLIELVEKLSLEINIPFTIGGGISSVQDVEALLKAGADKVSLNSAAVRRPELIREIAQQFGNQCVVVAIDTKNIEGEDSVFISGGKIKTDWKTLDWVKTVTELGAGEILLTSMDFDGTKNGFDIRMLQNVSAICPLPIIASGGAGRMADFTELFNETKVTGALAASIFHFNEITISDLKSNLKMNKINIR
- the rpmI gene encoding 50S ribosomal protein L35, giving the protein MPKLKTKSGAKKRFKLTGTGKIKRKGAFKSHILTKKETKQKRNLTQTSYVATVDEKSVLRQLAIK
- the hisG gene encoding ATP phosphoribosyltransferase; this encodes MSKLKIAIQKSGRLSEKSLELLKECGITFPDFKSKLKNSATNFPLEILFLRDDDIPKYVEQGIVDIGIIGENEVLEQDKNVVVVRKLGFANCRLSLAIPKETEYSTLNFFEGKKIATSYPIIVRNYFQNKNISAEIVEISGSVEIAPSIGLADTIADLVSSGGTLLHNGLKEVEEILRSEAVLISNENLPAESEIILESFLFRIQAVINSRENKYILLNAPNDSIDQIINILPGMKSPTVLPLAKSGWSSIHSVVRENEFWQIIDELKKCGAEGILVIPIEKMVL
- the hisA gene encoding 1-(5-phosphoribosyl)-5-[(5-phosphoribosylamino)methylideneamino]imidazole-4-carboxamide isomerase → MKIIPAIDIIDGKCVRLSKGDYDTKKIYHENPLDIAQEFEANGIRYLHVVDLDGAKAKSIKNLKTLEILAAETALIIDFGGGIKTRQDLENAFSAGANQVTIGSIAVENPEICAQWLQEFGAEKLILGADCLDRKIKTSGWLTESDLEVLDFIQDYQKKGIQSVICTDISKDGMLQGPSFELYTEILKQTKIALIASGGISSIEDVEELKNIGCAGAIIGKALYEGNISLKDLQKFL
- a CDS encoding C40 family peptidase; amino-acid sequence: MKRYLMIAFSAVVLVSCGSARPAVVKREAPTKTVKRAENLKVLESYYSGKNSALVSELINDAHKYLGAPYKYAGNTSSGFDCSGLVAKVFDENKMSLPRRSEDQSKTGVEIKIQEAKPGDLVFFATSGGSRVTHVGIVNDIGRDGEVKFIHASTSKGVIISSLNEKYWNNAYLFARRVL
- the rplT gene encoding 50S ribosomal protein L20 — protein: MPRSVNAVASRARRKKVMKQAKGFFGRRKNVWTVAKNAVQKAMQYAYRGRKEKKRNFRSLWITRINAGAREHGMSYSQFMGALKANNIELNRKVLADLAMNHPEAFKAIVDQVK
- the hisH gene encoding imidazole glycerol phosphate synthase subunit HisH encodes the protein MIAIIDYVAGNVKSVQNAVEKLGFKTIITSDFEEIKNAEKVIFPGVGEASTAMKYLKNLKLDELIPTLKQPFLGICLGQQLLCNFSEEGNTKCLGIFDLNVKRFPATDIVPHMGWNNLQKMTGDLFEGISVEDNLYFVHSYYCEIGENTTSECDYILPFSATLQKENFYGTQFHPEKSGTVGAKILENFLNI
- a CDS encoding 2,3,4,5-tetrahydropyridine-2,6-dicarboxylate N-succinyltransferase — protein: MLQQTIENIWDNRELLQNEDSQKSIREVIRQLDLGELRVAEPTENGWKVNEWVKKAVVMYFPIQKMETIEVGPFEFHDKMPLKRNYAEKGVRVVPHAVAREGAFIASGVILMPSYVNIGAYVDSGTMVDTWATVGSCAQIGKDVHLSGGVGIGGVLEPLQAAPVIIEDNVFVGSRCIVVEGVHVEKEAVLGANVVLTASTKIIDVTGETPVEIKGRVPARSVVIPGSYTKQFPAGEYQVPCALIIGQRKESTDKKTSLNDALRENNVAV
- the hisD gene encoding histidinol dehydrogenase, encoding MKNILKYPAKNTWENLLQRPALEKKDLRKTVEEIFLKVKNDGDSALKEFSAKFDQVNPENLAVSHQEIESAENQISEELKIAIAQAKENIYQFHFAQKEKSEEIETTEGVFCWRESRAIEKVGLYVPGGTAPLFSTVLMLAVPAQIAGCQEIILCTPPQKDGKINPAILYTANLCGVTKIFKVGGAQSIAALTFGTESILKVDKIFGPGNQYVTQAKQLAMEYNVAIDLPAGPSEVLVIADEGANPEFCAADLLSQAEHGVDSQVIFLATNEQILEETLAEIENQLLKLPRMEIAKIALNNSQFILLNSVQEALELSNLYAPEHLILAVDNPRTWVSKITNAGSVFLGNFTPESAGDYASGTNHTLPTNGFAKNYSGVSLDSFVKRITIQEISKKGIQNIGKTIEIMAEAEGLTAHKNAVSLRLKSLENGI
- the prmC gene encoding peptide chain release factor N(5)-glutamine methyltransferase — encoded protein: MTLEKLKTYLINEISGQYSETESNLLFGLFVEKYLGLNSIQQRAEKQLKLSAPQTELFEKAIMELKNGKPYQQILGETVFFGLKFFVDENVLIPRPETEELLELAIEKIKKNAVLRANFSLLDIGTGSGIIPIVLKKHFPEAQISALDFSEKALKTAQKNADFHQVEINFMHQNYLEEDLTEVYDIIISNPPYIAIEEEDEIAASVKEFEPTMALFSPTSNALVFYEKIAKDCGKNLSANGMVFLEINQKLGKETAEVFKDVLEEVHLLQDISGNERMVWGRKTVDS
- the hisB gene encoding bifunctional histidinol-phosphatase/imidazoleglycerol-phosphate dehydratase HisB, whose protein sequence is MRKVLFIDRDGTLIIEPPEDFQVDSLEKLEFYPKVIQNLAKIVTELDYELVMVTNQDGMGTDSFPEENFRLPQEKMLKTLANENILFSDILIDKSFEAENSPNRKPRTGMLQKYIYGNYDLENSYVIGDRKTDVELAKNLGTKSIFIGEENLEGATLTTRNWDEIYRYLKQIPRKAKVQRKTKETEISVELNLDGSGKSRINTGLAFFDHMLEQISKHGNFDLEIQVNGDLEVDEHHTIEDTALVLGTCFSEALGSKKGIERYAFALPMDDCLAQVALDFGGRNWLVWDVEFKREKIGDVPTELFFHFFKSFTDTGKCNLNIQCEGENEHHKIESIFKAFSKVLRDAVKQNQTNFSIPSTKGLL